A single region of the Halobellus ruber genome encodes:
- a CDS encoding NAD(P)/FAD-dependent oxidoreductase: MTGAGGTVGVVGGAMAGLAAAEAFHDAGFDVDLYERQSYDAKRVNCGEAMTAVSEIPLDPTPENGFHNPLPALEVEVYDGTASDRRRTGRGEFPAADAYITDRNAVERAWADRLDRLGVAVHEDHPVPSADFLEFADGYDLVVDATGHPSLSSKALGRTDAYGARLVALNADVAGDFGDLHPNARIVLENYTGYVWAFPKTPRRANLGIGWTFDERPDDYFAAFAAACDRNGWPVPSRDRTNVATIPEGPNLDPDRTYLPEHSVVRVGDAAGIANRVTGKGISQAVESSYLAAELAAAGRLEAYPGRLYRRLKPEFLFASVVRHLLEARRPRVLGAAVRAASGVDIEAVDRAPTTVLRRLARNPLLLARIFLRRRALGRLYAGMTDRWRATGAGRGSG, encoded by the coding sequence ATGACCGGCGCCGGCGGGACGGTCGGGGTCGTCGGCGGTGCGATGGCCGGCCTGGCGGCCGCGGAGGCGTTCCACGACGCCGGCTTCGACGTCGACCTCTACGAGCGGCAGTCCTACGACGCCAAGCGGGTCAACTGCGGGGAGGCGATGACGGCCGTCTCCGAGATCCCGCTGGACCCGACACCGGAGAACGGGTTCCACAACCCACTGCCGGCACTGGAGGTCGAGGTGTACGACGGCACCGCGTCCGACCGGCGTCGGACCGGGCGCGGGGAGTTCCCCGCTGCCGACGCGTACATCACCGACCGCAACGCCGTCGAGCGCGCCTGGGCCGACCGGCTCGACCGGCTGGGCGTCGCCGTCCACGAGGACCACCCCGTCCCGTCGGCCGACTTCCTCGAGTTCGCCGACGGCTACGACCTCGTCGTCGACGCCACCGGCCACCCATCCCTCTCCAGTAAGGCGCTCGGCCGCACCGACGCGTACGGGGCCCGCCTTGTCGCGCTCAACGCCGACGTTGCGGGCGACTTCGGGGACCTCCACCCGAACGCGCGGATCGTCCTGGAGAACTACACCGGCTACGTGTGGGCGTTCCCGAAGACGCCCCGACGCGCCAACCTCGGGATCGGGTGGACGTTCGACGAACGCCCCGACGACTACTTCGCGGCGTTCGCGGCGGCCTGCGACCGCAACGGCTGGCCAGTCCCCTCGCGGGATCGGACCAACGTCGCGACCATCCCCGAGGGCCCGAACCTCGACCCCGACCGGACGTACCTCCCCGAGCACTCGGTCGTGCGGGTCGGCGACGCCGCCGGCATCGCGAACCGGGTTACCGGGAAGGGGATCTCACAGGCGGTCGAATCGTCGTATTTGGCGGCGGAACTGGCCGCGGCGGGTCGGCTGGAGGCGTATCCCGGCCGGCTCTACCGTCGGCTGAAGCCGGAGTTCCTGTTCGCGTCGGTGGTGCGACACCTGCTCGAAGCCCGAAGGCCGCGGGTCCTGGGGGCGGCGGTCCGGGCGGCCTCGGGGGTCGACATCGAGGCGGTTGACCGCGCGCCGACGACGGTCCTCCGCCGACTCGCCCGCAACCCGCTGTTGCTCGCCCGGATCTTCCTCCGACGGCGGGCGCTCGGGCGGCTCTACGCGGGGATGACCGATCGGTGGCGCGCCACCGGGGCCGGACGCGGTTCGGGTTGA